ACGGTTGCGTGACGGGATCGACCGTTTATCGCAACTTACGGGCAATCCGATTGACCGCGACATCGGTGGTGAAGCAGTTTCCAATGAAGGGACCGCTCAAGCGAATGCTTCGCATGGTCAAACCGGATGCCGGCATCTCCAAGCTTGGATGATGCCCGCTTCGATGGCGATGTTTTTCGATCGCGGCCGAAGGATCAAGTCGTGTATTCCGAGTTGAACCGCACGTAGTCGCACGTCAGATCGCTGGACCAGTAATCCGCCGCCCCGGCACCTTCACCGACCGTCAATTCGATCGGCACTTCTTTGTTGGCCCGCATCTTCGCGCTCAATGATTTCGCGTCGAACGGGATCGGAGTGCCGCCGCGATAGATTTCTTCGCCGCAGATCTTCAAGCTGGTTTTGGTCGGTTCGATTTTGGCGTCCGAGTAACCGGCGGCGGAAACGATGCGTCCCCAGTTCGGATCGCCACCGGTGATCGCAGTCTTCACAAGGGGGCTGGCGGCGATCGTTTTCGCGATCGTTGCTGCGGCGTCGGTATTGGCGGCACCGCGCACCTGGATCCACATCGTATGAACCGCGCCCTCGCCGTCTTCGACCAGTTGTTTGGCAAGCGCGATGGCAACCTCGTTGATGTGCGATTGAAACTGCAACAGTTCATCGCCAACAAGCGGGTCACCCTGTCCACTGGCCAACAACAAAAGCGAATCGTTGGTGCTGGTGTGACCATCGACGCTGACGCGATTGAAACTGCAATCCGCGGCCTCGGTCAAAACGTCCTTGATTGATTCGGCCGACAGCGGTGCATCGGTCATCATCACGGCTAACATCGTGGCCATGTTGGGCGCGATCATGCCGGCGCCCTTTGCCATCGCGGCAAACTTGATCGTCCGCTGACCGATCTGGATCGCCCGAGTGACCGTCTTGCGTTCGGCGTCGGTCGTGCGAATGGCTTCGGCTGCTCGAACAAACGCCGGTGGATCGGACGCGAGTTCTTTGCTGGCCATATCGATGCCCGCGGTGATCTTTTCCATCGGCAACGGGCGTCCGATCACTCCGGTGCTCATCACCAAGACGGCTTCGGGATCGCATCCGATTCGCTTGGCGACTTCGTCGCACATTGATCGCGCGTCGGCCATTCCTTGATCGCCGGTACACGCGTTCGCATTTCCGCTATTGGTGACGACGGCCCGCAGCTTGTTGGTGGGCGTGCGGCTTCGACAAAGCGTCACGGGCGCGGCAACGATTTGGTTTTTGGTGTAAACGCCTGCGGCGGTGACGGGGTGATCCGTCACGATCAACGACAGATCGCTTTTCCCACTCGCTTTAATGCCACAGGTGACACCCGCGAAACGGAAACCAGCGGGCAAATTGTCTTCGGTTGCGTCCATGTCTGATTGAGCGGTTTTTCGTAGGAGGGAAGTGGTAAGATGAAAGAGGCTTGGCGTGTTGACGGGCCTACACAATGTACGGCAACGTCTCGAAAAGGTCTTAGGTTGAACTTTCCGCAAAGTCTATCGTCAATCGCTTCGCCCCAAACGGGGGCGAACGCTGCTTCGACGACGGTCGGTGATGCCAATATCGTAGAGACTTTCGGGCTGACCAAGCGATACGGGGACTTCGAGGCCTTGGCGGACTGTTCCGTTTGCGTCGAACGGGGTGAAATCTTTGGTCTATTGGGCCCTAATGGAGCGGGGAAAACGACGTTGATTCGGTCGCTGCTGGGCTTCCTGCATCCAACATTAGGGCGTTGCGAAGTCGACGGGCTGGATCCGATGGTGGACGGGGTGGGACTTCGCCAGCGCGTCGCGTACTTGCCGGGCGACGCCAGATTGCCAAGACACATGCGAGGACACGGCGTGCTGCAGTTCTTCGCGGAAATGCATCCCGCGGGCGATCTTGAACGCAGCCTCGCCGTCGCCGAACGATTGGAACTGAATACGAAAACGCGTGTCGCGTTCATGTCCACGGGGATGCGGCAAAAATTGGCGTTGGCCGTTGTGCTAGGGCTGGAGACGCCGCTTTTGATTCTGGATGAACCGACCGCGAACCTGGATCCGACCGTTCGCGCGGCAGTTTTGGATTTGGTGGTGGAATCGAGAAGCCGCGGTCGCACGGTCATGTTTTCGTCTCACGTCTTGAGCGAGATCGAAGAAACTTGCGATCGCGTGGCATTTCTTCGCAGGGGACGTCTGGTACGCGAGCTAAAAATGGCGGACCTGTTTCAGCGTCATCGTGTGACGGCGAAGAGCACCGAGGATAGATTCGAGGTGCCACAAGGTTTGGCCGATCGAGTACGTGTCGGCTCGATCGATCGCGGCAACCAAAAGCTGCTTTGCATCGATACCGATGGTGACTTGTCGCCGATCCTGGGCTGGATCGATTCGCTGAATCTATCGGGAGTCCGAATCGAACCGCTCGGTTTGCGGGCCGTCTACGACTCGGTCCACATGGGCGTCGAGGTTGTGCTTTGATCAATCGAATTTTGGTTCGCAAGTACGTCGGGCAATCGATCTTGCTGTTCGCCGCCTGCGGATTGGCGCTGTTCGCGTTTGCATGGATACGTGTGTGGGTCGTGTGTTTGTTGGACATGGGCCAGTTCACGACCATTTTGGAACAGTTTCGCGATTTTGAAAAATACGCGCCTGTGGAATTCGACGCTCTGTTTACCTACCCCGGCCGCGTCGGGATGACCTATGACGAACCGATCGTCATATTGTGCACGGTGATCTGGTGCATCTCCCGTGGCAGCGATGTGGTCAGCGGTGAACTAGGACGTGGCACGCTTGAAATGCTGCTCGCCCAACCGATCCGTCGCCGCACATTGTTGCTTTCTCACGCAACCGTCTCGGTCGTCGGGCTGACGCTACTTTGCTTGTTGGTTTGGGCTGGCATCGCAGTCGGCGTGATGTTGACGACGGTGAACGAGTCCGTTCCGCCGCCAACCGTCCGTATCCCCATTTTTAATTTCGACCTCCCACTTTCGGTCGACCAACCTGAAATGCAAACGCTCCCTCTAAGCGAGCGTGTTGACGTCGAAATGTTCGCGGCTTCGACGTTTCACTTGTTTGCGTTCGGGTTCTTTCTGCTGGGCCTGGCGACGATGTTCAGTGCGTTCGACCGGTACCGTTGGCGGACCGTCGGCGCAGTAGTCGGGGTCTACGTTGTCCAGTTGGTGATGTTCGGTTTGGGCAAAGCGGCCGAGTCACTGGATTGGTTGTTGTCGATGTCGTTCTTCAGTTGCTACAAACCGCAAAAGATGACTTCGATCGTGGCAAGCGACGGGCTGGCCGCACCGTGGGGATTGACCGACGCAGTGCCCGGCGGCGCATTGCCGCCGTTGGTGTATCCGATGATCCTGATCGGACTGGGACTCCTCTTTTACGCCATCGCGATCTATCACTTTGAACGTCGCGACTTACCGGCGCCGCTGTAGTCTTAATACGACATTGAAACTCGATCGGGTCGCGATAGAGATTCGCAATCGGCCTACTTCGTTACGGCACCGCTGCAACTGCTGCCCGCGCCCGCCGTGCATCCGTAGCAGTGATCAGCGACAGAAATCGTTTGCCGCTTGAACGTATCGAGCGTGTCGATATCCCAAACCGTCGTCGGCGTTTTTCCGCCGATCGGCATGTTCAACATTTGATTGAAGTCACAATCGAAAATGGCGCCATCCCATCCGATCGAAACCAGCGAACGGCACATCACATTTCCAGCAGCGACGGGATTGAAGTTGTCCGCCAATAGTCGCATATAGTCGTCGAGTTTTCCTCGTCTATTCAAGTACGTCGCATATCGTTTGATTGGAATGTTTGTGATGCATAGCAGATGGTCAAATTCGATCGCATACCGCGACTTCAATTCGCGTTTGTAGTCGACTTCCAACGTTGACTGATCGGGCGGCAGCGACGGCCCCGTCGGATTGAAAACCAGGTCCAGTTTCCGCTGCGGATCGCCGCTCCCGTAGCCCAGTCGATTCAGTTTTTGCAGCCCGTCGATGCTGCGTGTGAACACGCCATTTCCACGTTGTCCGTCAACGTTATCCTCCAAATAGCAGGGCAGCGAAGCAACGACGTCGACGCCATTGTCTGCCAAAAATCCGGCAACCCATTCGTAGCCGGGCTCTGACAGAATCGTCAAGTTGCAGCGGTCGATCACACGCAATCCACGACTTCGGAACTCACTCACCATTTCTTGAAAATTGGCGTTCATTTCGGGTGCACCACCCGTCAGATCCACCGTGCGAATCGATTCACAGAGCTGGGCAAGTTCGATGATGCGCGTCGCCGTCCGTGAATCCATGTTTTCGCGTTTCTTGGTCGGCCCAGCTTCCACGTGGCAATGGGTGCAAGTTTGGTT
The sequence above is a segment of the Rubripirellula tenax genome. Coding sequences within it:
- the arsS gene encoding arsenosugar biosynthesis radical SAM (seleno)protein ArsS (Some members of this family are selenoproteins.) translates to MSSLLPIIDAGLPTGLVEPFGQRMDRNDRPLSRHSIIELQINLGKLCNQTCTHCHVEAGPTKKRENMDSRTATRIIELAQLCESIRTVDLTGGAPEMNANFQEMVSEFRSRGLRVIDRCNLTILSEPGYEWVAGFLADNGVDVVASLPCYLEDNVDGQRGNGVFTRSIDGLQKLNRLGYGSGDPQRKLDLVFNPTGPSLPPDQSTLEVDYKRELKSRYAIEFDHLLCITNIPIKRYATYLNRRGKLDDYMRLLADNFNPVAAGNVMCRSLVSIGWDGAIFDCDFNQMLNMPIGGKTPTTVWDIDTLDTFKRQTISVADHCYGCTAGAGSSCSGAVTK
- a CDS encoding ABC transporter permease subunit; the protein is MINRILVRKYVGQSILLFAACGLALFAFAWIRVWVVCLLDMGQFTTILEQFRDFEKYAPVEFDALFTYPGRVGMTYDEPIVILCTVIWCISRGSDVVSGELGRGTLEMLLAQPIRRRTLLLSHATVSVVGLTLLCLLVWAGIAVGVMLTTVNESVPPPTVRIPIFNFDLPLSVDQPEMQTLPLSERVDVEMFAASTFHLFAFGFFLLGLATMFSAFDRYRWRTVGAVVGVYVVQLVMFGLGKAAESLDWLLSMSFFSCYKPQKMTSIVASDGLAAPWGLTDAVPGGALPPLVYPMILIGLGLLFYAIAIYHFERRDLPAPL
- a CDS encoding ABC transporter ATP-binding protein, producing the protein MVETFGLTKRYGDFEALADCSVCVERGEIFGLLGPNGAGKTTLIRSLLGFLHPTLGRCEVDGLDPMVDGVGLRQRVAYLPGDARLPRHMRGHGVLQFFAEMHPAGDLERSLAVAERLELNTKTRVAFMSTGMRQKLALAVVLGLETPLLILDEPTANLDPTVRAAVLDLVVESRSRGRTVMFSSHVLSEIEETCDRVAFLRRGRLVRELKMADLFQRHRVTAKSTEDRFEVPQGLADRVRVGSIDRGNQKLLCIDTDGDLSPILGWIDSLNLSGVRIEPLGLRAVYDSVHMGVEVVL
- the argJ gene encoding bifunctional glutamate N-acetyltransferase/amino-acid acetyltransferase ArgJ; this translates as MDATEDNLPAGFRFAGVTCGIKASGKSDLSLIVTDHPVTAAGVYTKNQIVAAPVTLCRSRTPTNKLRAVVTNSGNANACTGDQGMADARSMCDEVAKRIGCDPEAVLVMSTGVIGRPLPMEKITAGIDMASKELASDPPAFVRAAEAIRTTDAERKTVTRAIQIGQRTIKFAAMAKGAGMIAPNMATMLAVMMTDAPLSAESIKDVLTEAADCSFNRVSVDGHTSTNDSLLLLASGQGDPLVGDELLQFQSHINEVAIALAKQLVEDGEGAVHTMWIQVRGAANTDAAATIAKTIAASPLVKTAITGGDPNWGRIVSAAGYSDAKIEPTKTSLKICGEEIYRGGTPIPFDAKSLSAKMRANKEVPIELTVGEGAGAADYWSSDLTCDYVRFNSEYTT